One part of the Thermodesulfobacteriota bacterium genome encodes these proteins:
- a CDS encoding SDR family oxidoreductase, which produces MAERVALVTGGAKGIGRAIALDLADRGWSIAICYRTSEKEAKETVEAIQKKGTRGLRAKCDVSDSRAAGDLVKHVEKEWGRIDALINCAGPYHRVNILDETIEGWHSMFDNNLHPVFYLSRAVAPGMKERRWGRIINFSMANADKLSAQSDITAHYIAKAGILILTRSLARTLAPFGITVNAISPGFINSGSAPEEELSKMVKMIPAGYVGNLKDAVEAARFLLSEEASYINGANIHLSGGWGL; this is translated from the coding sequence ATGGCTGAAAGAGTGGCATTAGTAACCGGTGGAGCCAAGGGGATTGGGCGGGCGATAGCATTAGATTTGGCGGACAGGGGTTGGTCCATAGCTATCTGCTACCGAACAAGTGAAAAAGAGGCAAAAGAAACTGTAGAAGCTATCCAGAAAAAAGGTACCCGTGGACTCCGAGCAAAGTGCGATGTATCCGATTCAAGGGCTGCGGGTGACCTCGTCAAGCATGTAGAGAAAGAGTGGGGACGCATTGATGCACTAATTAACTGCGCCGGGCCTTATCACCGGGTGAACATCCTCGATGAGACGATCGAAGGCTGGCATTCCATGTTCGATAACAACCTCCATCCGGTTTTCTATCTGAGCAGGGCGGTAGCACCGGGAATGAAAGAGCGCAGGTGGGGAAGGATTATAAATTTCAGTATGGCCAATGCAGACAAGCTCTCCGCCCAATCCGACATTACTGCCCATTATATTGCTAAAGCGGGAATACTAATTTTAACCAGGTCCTTGGCCCGCACGCTGGCGCCTTTTGGAATCACTGTAAACGCAATCTCCCCCGGTTTTATCAATTCAGGAAGCGCGCCGGAAGAAGAGCTTTCTAAAATGGTAAAGATGATTCCGGCAGGATACGTGGGGAATCTGAAAGATGCGGTGGAAGCGGCACGGTTTCTCCTTTCGGAGGAGGCGAGTTATATTAACGGTGCAAACATTCACCTGAGCGGTGGGTGGGGGTTGTAG
- a CDS encoding DNA polymerase ligase N-terminal domain-containing protein yields MSLRFVVHEHDATHLHYDFRLEMDGVLRSWAIPKGPSMDPADKRLAVLVNDHPVGYIDFEGIIPKGRYGAGPVVVWDYGTYDLIERKKDKIVFFLRGKKLEGTFTLVRFKGKEREWLLIKQKDEFAVPGWRLKSDLTPEKLAGLKERLPTCETP; encoded by the coding sequence ATGAGCTTACGATTTGTTGTACATGAGCACGATGCTACACACCTTCATTACGACTTCCGTCTGGAAATGGACGGGGTTCTTCGCTCCTGGGCAATTCCCAAGGGCCCTTCCATGGACCCTGCCGATAAGCGTCTGGCGGTACTGGTAAACGACCATCCGGTGGGCTACATCGATTTTGAGGGGATAATACCAAAGGGAAGGTATGGAGCAGGCCCGGTGGTTGTTTGGGATTATGGAACCTATGACCTCATCGAGAGAAAGAAGGATAAAATCGTTTTCTTCCTCAGGGGCAAAAAGCTGGAAGGAACCTTCACCTTGGTCCGGTTTAAGGGAAAGGAAAGGGAGTGGCTCCTCATAAAACAAAAAGATGAATTTGCTGTCCCCGGATGGAGGCTTAAAAGTGACCTCACCCCGGAAAAACTGGCAGGGCTTAAGGAAAGGTTACCCACTTGCGAGACCCCGTAA
- the pdxH gene encoding pyridoxamine 5'-phosphate oxidase, translating to MDTPKADFNKEFKLRELRESDLDSNPFRQFQKWFEEALKADPVYANAMTLATANRGGKPSARMMLLKGFDEGGFVFYTNAESNKGEDLGQNPRAALVFWWSQLERQVRIEGRVEKVSDEEADSYFKTRPKGSQLGAWASQQSRVIRSRKVLDNRMEELEAKYSDVDVPRPPYWLGYRLAPESIEFWQGRPNRLHDRLRYRLVKDGSWIIERLAP from the coding sequence ATGGACACACCCAAGGCAGATTTTAACAAAGAATTTAAGCTCCGGGAGCTTAGGGAAAGCGACCTTGATTCAAATCCTTTCAGGCAATTTCAAAAGTGGTTTGAAGAAGCACTGAAAGCGGACCCGGTTTATGCAAACGCGATGACCCTTGCTACCGCTAACCGGGGCGGAAAGCCGTCGGCTCGGATGATGCTTCTCAAGGGCTTTGATGAGGGCGGTTTTGTTTTTTATACCAATGCGGAGAGCAATAAGGGGGAGGACCTCGGTCAAAACCCCAGGGCGGCCCTGGTATTCTGGTGGTCTCAACTGGAGCGGCAGGTGCGGATCGAGGGAAGGGTGGAGAAGGTGTCGGATGAGGAGGCTGATTCATATTTCAAGACCAGACCCAAGGGGAGCCAGCTAGGGGCCTGGGCGTCTCAGCAAAGTCGGGTAATAAGAAGTCGGAAAGTTCTGGACAATCGTATGGAAGAGCTCGAGGCGAAATATAGCGATGTGGATGTTCCCAGGCCGCCATACTGGTTAGGATATAGACTGGCGCCGGAATCAATAGAGTTCTGGCAGGGCCGCCCAAATAGGCTCCATGACCGCTTACGCTATAGGTTGGTTAAAGACGGAAGCTGGATTATAGAAAGGCTTGCCCCTTAA
- a CDS encoding TIGR01777 family oxidoreductase translates to MRILVTGSTGLVGSALVPFLTKSGHGVTRLTRSKNFSGGKIGESVAYWNPNAKNIDSAALEGHEAVVHLAGENVAGIWTQEKKKRIRKSRVEGTRLLSRSLAELGKPPRVLVCASAVGYYGNRGDEILTEESESGEGFLAEVCREWELACEPALEKGIRVVNLRIGLVLSPEGGALKTMLTPFRLGVGGTIGSGNQYISWISIDDMVGVIHHAISKENLKGPVNSVAPNPVTNREFTKTLARVLRRPSFLSVPEFALRILTGEMAEEMLLASTRALPKKLLDTGYKFRYPELEGALRYLLGRTENKL, encoded by the coding sequence ATGCGAATCCTGGTTACCGGGTCTACCGGACTGGTCGGGTCGGCTTTAGTTCCTTTTCTTACTAAGAGCGGACACGGCGTAACCCGTCTGACCCGTTCCAAGAATTTTTCTGGGGGTAAAATCGGAGAGTCGGTTGCCTATTGGAATCCTAATGCGAAGAATATAGATTCGGCTGCTCTCGAGGGACATGAGGCCGTGGTGCATCTGGCCGGAGAAAACGTCGCCGGAATATGGACCCAGGAGAAAAAAAAGAGGATTCGTAAAAGCCGGGTCGAAGGGACTAGGCTTCTCTCCCGGTCCTTGGCTGAACTCGGAAAACCGCCTAGGGTTTTAGTCTGCGCATCTGCCGTAGGCTATTACGGAAACCGTGGCGACGAAATTCTCACCGAGGAAAGCGAATCGGGCGAGGGCTTCCTGGCGGAGGTGTGCCGGGAGTGGGAGTTGGCCTGTGAGCCCGCTCTGGAAAAGGGCATTCGGGTGGTCAATCTTAGAATCGGCCTGGTGCTAAGCCCGGAAGGCGGGGCTTTGAAGACTATGCTCACTCCATTCCGTTTGGGAGTAGGAGGAACGATCGGAAGTGGAAACCAATATATAAGCTGGATTAGCATAGACGACATGGTCGGTGTTATTCATCATGCCATCAGCAAGGAAAATCTTAAGGGACCGGTGAACTCGGTGGCGCCTAACCCGGTTACGAACCGGGAGTTTACCAAGACGCTGGCGCGGGTGCTGAGACGTCCGAGCTTTCTTTCCGTACCGGAGTTTGCTCTTCGTATCCTGACCGGAGAAATGGCTGAAGAAATGCTTCTTGCCAGCACGCGCGCCTTACCCAAGAAATTACTGGACACCGGTTATAAATTTCGATACCCAGAGCTTGAGGGGGCATTAAGGTACCTGCTGGGGAGGACGGAAAATAAACTGTAG
- a CDS encoding LLM class flavin-dependent oxidoreductase, with amino-acid sequence MGNTGLILDAESISDMAHLAREAEDAGFDSVWATELYRTSFQQLSSIVPATNEIKLGTAVALAFVRSPLITTLTALDLDETSNGRLILGLGTGAKRTNEMWHGITHVKPVSRIKECIEVIRLLMKGSHLEQPISYSGDYYNINTRGYHRPFKPWRTDIPIYLAGVGKYMVKAAGQVADGYLGHVVCSLRYIKDVVSKSIKTGLENSGRKREHFKTASIITCAVSNNLKEAREAAKATIAFYATVRTYEPPFKMHGFEKEAGKIREAFFNRDVKSMIENVTDDMVDSFAVVGDADECRKKIEEYREFIDLPILSAPHYFLHFEEVKEYQKAILETFGK; translated from the coding sequence ATGGGAAATACGGGGCTGATCCTCGACGCCGAGAGCATTTCCGACATGGCCCATTTGGCTAGGGAGGCCGAGGACGCTGGCTTTGACTCCGTCTGGGCAACGGAGCTTTACCGGACGTCCTTTCAGCAGCTTTCCTCAATAGTACCCGCCACTAACGAGATAAAGTTAGGAACAGCTGTAGCCCTTGCGTTCGTTAGGAGCCCGCTGATTACCACCCTTACCGCTCTTGACTTGGATGAGACTTCAAATGGCAGGTTAATCCTGGGGCTCGGAACCGGGGCGAAGCGCACAAATGAGATGTGGCATGGGATAACACACGTAAAGCCGGTGTCCCGAATAAAGGAATGTATCGAAGTAATACGCCTCCTCATGAAAGGTTCTCATCTGGAACAACCGATTTCGTATTCCGGGGATTACTACAACATCAATACCAGGGGCTACCATCGTCCTTTCAAACCCTGGCGAACCGATATCCCCATCTACCTTGCCGGCGTGGGTAAATACATGGTGAAGGCCGCCGGGCAGGTGGCCGACGGGTATTTGGGGCATGTTGTCTGTTCCCTCCGGTATATTAAAGATGTCGTAAGCAAAAGCATAAAAACCGGGCTTGAGAATTCGGGAAGGAAGCGGGAGCACTTTAAGACGGCATCGATTATTACCTGCGCCGTCTCAAACAACCTCAAGGAAGCAAGAGAAGCGGCTAAGGCTACGATAGCCTTCTATGCCACGGTTCGCACGTACGAACCCCCTTTCAAAATGCATGGATTCGAGAAAGAGGCCGGAAAAATCAGGGAGGCATTTTTCAACAGGGATGTTAAATCCATGATTGAGAACGTGACCGACGATATGGTGGATAGCTTTGCAGTGGTAGGAGACGCCGATGAATGCAGGAAGAAAATAGAGGAGTATAGAGAATTCATCGACCTTCCTATACTAAGCGCGCCCCATTACTTTTTGCATTTTGAAGAAGTAAAGGAATACCAAAAAGCTATACTGGAGACCTTTGGAAAATAA
- the rplQ gene encoding 50S ribosomal protein L17, which yields MRHKRLGRKLGVVTKHRKAMLRNMVTDFLRHERIKTTDTRAKELRRFAEKVITLAKLGTLHARRQAAEIISDKSVLKRLFDEIAPKYKERPGGYTRIIKLGMRRGDNAPISMLELVEEEYKPRGRKKTKPAPEEKVKTGEPSAEAKSRKKEAAEELGLVRSEEKPTEEAKEAPLSEGEAPNETKKEVE from the coding sequence ATGCGACATAAAAGACTGGGACGAAAGCTCGGCGTGGTTACTAAGCACAGGAAAGCCATGCTTCGAAATATGGTTACCGATTTTCTTCGCCACGAAAGGATTAAGACGACGGACACCAGGGCAAAAGAGCTGAGGAGGTTTGCCGAGAAGGTAATAACCCTGGCTAAACTGGGAACCCTCCATGCTCGGAGACAAGCGGCAGAGATTATAAGCGATAAAAGCGTATTGAAGAGGCTCTTTGATGAAATAGCCCCCAAGTATAAAGAACGCCCCGGTGGTTATACCCGGATTATAAAGCTAGGGATGAGGCGTGGCGATAATGCCCCGATATCGATGTTAGAGCTGGTGGAAGAAGAGTATAAACCCAGGGGTCGTAAAAAAACAAAGCCCGCCCCGGAGGAGAAGGTGAAAACCGGGGAACCATCTGCAGAGGCAAAGAGCAGGAAAAAGGAAGCGGCAGAGGAGTTAGGGCTGGTACGGAGCGAAGAAAAGCCAACCGAGGAAGCAAAGGAGGCTCCTCTTTCCGAAGGAGAGGCTCCTAACGAAACCAAAAAGGAAGTCGAATAA
- a CDS encoding DNA-directed RNA polymerase subunit alpha, which produces MKDFQRNWQDLIRPKKLEKDERVSNPFYGKFICEPLERGYGITLGNALRRVLLSSIQGPAITSIKIEGVLHEFSTIPGVKEDVTEVILNLKGVELRMHTYEPQTLRISAMGECDVKAGDIITGHQVEVLNPNHHIATLSEGAKLEMEMSVEMGQGYQPVERRGEVQGAIGVIPIDALFSPIRKVNYMVTNARVGRRTDYQRLTLEIWTNGTILPEDALAYAAKILKHQLTVFINFDERDVDSVSEVEQEKEIGGTEEVLFTSIDDLELSARSLNCLRKAGVVLTGDLVQKTEEELLNLENFGKRSLLEIKDRLSELGLGLGLKINKEVFETEKAKRINEKNEKRVSHS; this is translated from the coding sequence TTGAAGGATTTTCAGAGAAACTGGCAGGATCTTATAAGACCCAAAAAGTTGGAGAAGGATGAGCGGGTTTCTAACCCGTTTTACGGAAAATTCATATGCGAGCCGCTGGAGCGTGGATATGGAATAACCCTGGGAAATGCCCTGAGAAGGGTACTTCTTTCCTCAATTCAAGGTCCTGCTATAACCTCGATCAAGATTGAAGGGGTATTGCATGAGTTTTCCACCATACCGGGTGTTAAAGAGGACGTAACGGAGGTTATATTGAACCTTAAAGGTGTTGAGCTTAGGATGCATACCTACGAGCCTCAGACCTTGAGAATTAGCGCTATGGGGGAATGCGACGTCAAAGCCGGGGATATTATTACCGGACATCAGGTTGAGGTCCTAAACCCGAATCACCACATAGCCACACTCTCGGAGGGAGCGAAACTGGAGATGGAGATGTCGGTAGAGATGGGGCAGGGCTATCAACCGGTGGAGAGGCGGGGGGAGGTTCAGGGGGCGATAGGGGTTATACCTATCGATGCCCTTTTTTCACCCATAAGAAAGGTGAACTACATGGTTACCAACGCCAGGGTGGGCAGGCGGACAGATTATCAAAGGCTTACGCTGGAAATCTGGACTAACGGCACCATACTTCCCGAGGATGCACTGGCATATGCGGCAAAAATCCTGAAGCATCAGCTTACCGTGTTCATAAATTTTGACGAAAGGGATGTGGATAGTGTATCGGAGGTGGAGCAAGAAAAGGAGATAGGCGGGACTGAAGAGGTGCTCTTCACTTCCATCGATGACCTGGAACTCTCGGCGAGGTCATTGAACTGCTTGAGAAAGGCTGGCGTCGTTTTGACCGGGGATTTGGTCCAAAAGACGGAGGAAGAACTATTAAACCTGGAGAACTTCGGCAAACGTTCACTCCTAGAAATAAAAGACAGACTCTCCGAACTCGGTCTCGGTCTCGGACTCAAGATTAATAAGGAGGTATTCGAGACGGAGAAGGCCAAGCGGATAAACGAAAAGAATGAGAAGAGGGTTTCTCATTCCTGA
- the rpsD gene encoding 30S ribosomal protein S4, which produces MARYRGSVCRFCRREGMKLFLKGERCYTEKCAVEKRPDQTPGEHGRLRSKFSEFGIRLREKQKVKRIYGLTEKQFSSYFEKASRVKGVTGKLLISLLERRLDNTLYRLGFASSRKEARQLVRHGHVLVNGKKVDIPSYQVKIGDVIEIAEGSRKLDRINLSLDGLARRGFPEWLELDRENYRGVIKKLPAREDVTIPIEEQLIVEFYSRV; this is translated from the coding sequence TTGGCAAGGTATAGGGGTTCTGTTTGCAGGTTTTGCAGAAGGGAGGGAATGAAGTTGTTCCTCAAGGGCGAAAGGTGTTACACCGAAAAATGCGCCGTGGAGAAGAGGCCAGACCAAACTCCGGGGGAACATGGACGGCTGCGCTCCAAGTTTTCAGAGTTCGGGATAAGGCTCAGGGAAAAGCAGAAGGTCAAACGTATTTACGGGCTTACCGAAAAACAATTCAGTAGCTATTTCGAGAAGGCTTCCCGGGTCAAGGGGGTAACCGGCAAACTGCTTATTTCCCTCCTGGAGAGGAGACTGGATAATACTTTATACCGCCTGGGGTTTGCCAGTTCGAGAAAAGAAGCGCGGCAATTGGTACGCCATGGCCATGTCCTGGTGAACGGCAAAAAGGTGGATATTCCTTCCTATCAGGTAAAAATCGGAGACGTTATCGAGATAGCGGAGGGTAGCCGAAAGCTGGATAGGATTAATTTGTCGCTCGACGGACTGGCCAGAAGGGGATTCCCGGAGTGGCTTGAGCTGGATAGGGAAAACTACAGAGGGGTTATAAAAAAGCTGCCCGCTAGAGAGGACGTAACTATTCCTATCGAAGAGCAACTTATAGTGGAGTTTTATTCAAGAGTATAA
- the rpsK gene encoding 30S ribosomal protein S11, with protein sequence MSWRYKLAKKKTGKKTKKFVEQGVVHIQATFNNTVVTISDNQGNVVAWSSGGMKGFKGTRKGTPFAAQIAAEDAARKAAGLGMKSVSVYVKGPGPGREPAIRSLQAAGLRIVLIRDVTPIPHNGCRPPGRRRV encoded by the coding sequence ATAAGCTGGAGGTATAAGTTGGCAAAGAAAAAGACCGGCAAAAAGACTAAAAAGTTTGTGGAGCAGGGAGTGGTTCATATTCAAGCGACATTCAACAACACCGTAGTCACCATAAGTGATAACCAGGGTAATGTGGTTGCCTGGTCGAGCGGGGGGATGAAGGGATTCAAGGGAACGAGAAAGGGGACTCCGTTTGCTGCACAGATCGCAGCGGAGGATGCTGCCAGGAAGGCGGCAGGTCTCGGCATGAAAAGCGTGTCCGTTTATGTCAAGGGTCCCGGCCCGGGCAGGGAGCCGGCCATACGGTCTCTGCAAGCCGCCGGCCTTAGAATCGTGCTGATTCGAGATGTTACCCCTATTCCTCATAACGGCTGCAGACCGCCGGGGAGGAGAAGGGTATGA
- the rpsM gene encoding 30S ribosomal protein S13, translating into MPRIAGVDIPPNKRIEVGLTYIYGIGRFASRKILNEAEIDLNKRSNDLTEQEIAKIRDIIEREHTVEGELRKEVQGNIKRLIEIGCYRGLRHRLKLPARGQRTRSNARTRKGPRGTAIAKKKKASKG; encoded by the coding sequence ATGCCCAGGATTGCTGGTGTGGATATTCCACCGAATAAACGTATCGAAGTAGGTCTCACTTATATATACGGCATAGGGCGCTTTGCGTCCAGAAAGATTCTTAACGAAGCGGAGATCGATTTAAACAAGCGCTCAAACGACTTGACCGAACAGGAAATCGCTAAGATAAGGGACATAATAGAGAGAGAACATACCGTGGAGGGAGAGCTTAGAAAAGAGGTCCAGGGTAATATCAAGCGTCTCATCGAAATCGGCTGTTACCGGGGGCTTAGACACAGGCTGAAGCTTCCGGCGCGCGGTCAGAGGACCCGCTCTAACGCCAGGACCAGGAAAGGGCCCCGGGGAACGGCCATAGCTAAGAAGAAGAAAGCGAGCAAAGGATAA
- the rpmJ gene encoding 50S ribosomal protein L36, whose translation MKIRASVKKICDKCKIIKRRGAVRIICTNPKHKQKQG comes from the coding sequence TTGAAGATAAGAGCATCGGTGAAGAAGATTTGTGACAAATGCAAAATAATAAAAAGAAGGGGCGCGGTGCGCATAATCTGTACTAACCCAAAGCATAAGCAAAAACAAGGCTAG
- the infA gene encoding translation initiation factor IF-1, translated as MAKEERIEFEGKVIEALPNAMFRVEIENGHKILAYVSGKMRTHFIRILPGDKVKVELSPYDLTKGRITYRLKK; from the coding sequence ATGGCGAAAGAGGAAAGAATAGAGTTTGAGGGTAAGGTGATCGAAGCGCTTCCAAATGCGATGTTCAGAGTAGAGATTGAGAATGGCCACAAGATATTGGCTTATGTGTCCGGAAAGATGAGAACCCATTTCATACGCATTCTTCCCGGGGACAAGGTTAAGGTCGAGCTCTCGCCGTACGACCTTACCAAGGGTAGGATCACTTACCGGTTGAAAAAATAG